aggaaggcaacgagaggaaggcaacgagaggaaggcaacgagaggaaggcaacgagaggaaggcaacgagaggaaggcaacgagaggaaggcaacgagaggaaggcaacgagaggaaggcaacgagaggaaggcaacgagaggaaggcaacgagaggaaggcaacgagaggaaggcaacgagaggaaggcaacgagaggaaggcaacgagaggaaggcaacgagaggaaggcaacgagaggaaggcaacgagaggaaggcaacgagaggaaggcaacgagaggaaggcaacgagaggaaggcaacgagaggaaggcaacgagaggaaggcaacgagaggaaggcaacgagaggaaggcaacgagaggaaggcaacgagaggaaggcaacgagaggaaggcaacgagaggaaggcaacgagaggaaggcaacgagaggaaggcaacgagaggaaggcaacgagaggaaggcaacgagaggaaggcaacgagaggaaggcaacgagaggaaggcaacgagaggaaggcaacgagaggaaggcaacgagaggaaggcaacgagaggaaggcaacgagaggaaggcaacgagaggaaggcaacgagaggaaggcaacgagaggaaggcaacgagaggaaggcaacgagaggaaggcaacgagaggaaggcaacgagaggaaggcaacgagaggaaggcaacgagaggaaggcaacgagaggaaggcaacgagaggaaggcaacgagaggaaggcaacgagaggaaggcaacgagaggaaggcaacgagaggaaggcaacgagaggaaggcaacgagaggaaggcaacgagaggaaggcaacgagaggaaggcaacgagaggaaggcaacgagaggaaggcaacgagaggaaggcaacgagaggaaggcaacgagaggaaggcaacgagaggaaggcaacgagaggaaggcaacgagaggaaggcaacgagaggaaggcaacgagaggaaggcaacgagaggaaggcaacgagaggaaggcaacgagaggaaggcaacgagaggaaggcaacgagaggaaggcaacgagaggaaggcaacgagaggaaggcaacgagaggaaggcaacgagaggaaggcaacgagaggaaggcaacgagaggaaggcaacgagaggaaggcaacgagaggaaggcaacgagaggaaggcaacgagaggaaggcaacgagaggaaggcaacgagaggaaggcaacgagaggaaggcaacgagaggaaggcaacgagaggaaggcaacgagaggaaggcaacgagaggaaggcaacgagaggaaggcaacgagaggaaggcaacgagaggaaggcaatgagaagaaggcaatgagaagaaggcaatgagaagaaggcaatgagaagaaggcaatgagagggcaaggagattttgcaggggaaagtgtaaggaagacagtgaggtggagaagagcaaagaaaggaagggaccaaaggaaggaagaaacgagaagtgaaaaagcaaaatgaccgcaaatagaggtcgtggaaccgtccgtctccggacgcaggcgctaactacccccttgagggggagggactccttttagtcgcctcttacgacaggcaggaataccgcgggcctattctagtccccggacccgcagggggggggggggggggggtttggaaaggacagctagagaacatatatattttatacacatttcactacctgttaattcgaagttcactacttttcagcataatatgcgtttcttctttcagtttaataattcattttgtattttttgcaggagaaattattcatgaaattaatgtgctataagcagttgttcattaaacctatgtcatttatgaatgtgatcacatatcctctacttgtttcataaccttgctacagctgactcatgacaaatgacgttacacattttcatttgcagcaataactcaaaagcaaatattgttatgccccagtaattaattatcgatctcaacgcaattcattgctagcacaaaaaagggagttctgagtaatactgaataatgttttctagttacagaccttgaataatagttatagtatgttacattttcaatatgtcgtatgtcactggagtgatcagttctgagtaatactgaatgatgctttgtaataatgcataaatactatgcccataatttgtgtaaataatattttgttatactctataaatgctatgccaataattgactcattttgaatgataacttctgaataacaatgaataaggttttataaaaatataagaatactttgtaacttgCCAataaatgccaataattattttaaatatgtcgtatgtcacttgaatgatgaaaaatgttttgtactattcaatacttgctacatgttttgtaactggacaatgagtgccaatgattactataactaagtgaattatgttaatactatgccattcattagttcctcttttgagtgataacctctgatggtttgtaactggccaatgagtgccaatgttctctgtaaacagataatttctgaacattattctgtaatacttcatacatggtacagaaatgttcagtaactgggcgatgagtgccaccaattactcaaatcagttgttagactagtgtaattctcaatgaagactagtatgtgacttaatgtccttcaccttctgctctaattaccagaaattactgcaatatccgtttgtcctatctaTCCTCATGACcctggagcactatatttggtttttgcactaattcgacgttggtgtactttacaagaacgtggtgttgacacgacatgctgtccaccaccttggaaatat
This sequence is a window from Schistocerca nitens isolate TAMUIC-IGC-003100 chromosome 3, iqSchNite1.1, whole genome shotgun sequence. Protein-coding genes within it:
- the LOC126249204 gene encoding uncharacterized protein LOC126249204, giving the protein MPTNSHVDINLLPVELCNERKATRGRQREEGNERKATRGRQREEGNERKATRGRQREEGNERKATRGRQREEGNERKATRGRQREEGNERKATRGRQREEGNERKATRGRQREEGNERKATRGRQREEGNERKATRGRQREEGNERKATRGRQREEGNERKATRGRQREEGNERKATRGRQREEGNERKATRGRQREEGNERKATRGRQREEGNERKATRGRQREEGNERKATRGRQREEGNERKATRGRQREEGNERKATRGRQREEGNERKATRGRQREEGNERKATRGRQREEGNERKATRGRQREEGNERKATRGRQREEGNERKATRGRQREEGNERKATRGRQREEGNERKATRGRQREEGNERKATRGRQREEGNERKATRGRQREEGNERKATRGRQREEGNERKATRGRQREEGNERKATRGRQREEGNERKATRGRQREEGNERKATRGRQREEGNERKATRGRQREEGNERKATRGRQREEGNERKATRGRQREEGNERKATRGRQREEGNERKATRGRQREEGNERKATRGRQREEGNERKATRGRQREEGNERKATRGRQREEGNERKATRGRQREEGNERKAMRRRQ